The Canis lupus familiaris isolate Mischka breed German Shepherd chromosome 1, alternate assembly UU_Cfam_GSD_1.0, whole genome shotgun sequence DNA window CCTGCTGGGGGGTCCTGAGATGGGCCACAGGGTGTGGGGAAGTGATCTGGGAGACAGAGTAAAGGACCAGAAATTGCTGTTTCCATGAAAACAGGTGCCCATCTGCTGCCACTGCTAGAGCCAGCTCCTATCCCAAACTGGGGAGAGCTGCCTCTGATccttttcctcccccttctcAAGCTCTAGAGGGGAGAGCAGGAGGCAGGCTGTGATGGAGGCACAGGGTTGCGACTCCTGGATTTCCCTGGAGTTTGGGGCTGGGAAAAGGGACAACTGGGAGGGTCTTGTGGATATGGCTGGTTGACCAGATGCGTGGGTCACCTTTtgccctctctctcctgccctgcctCACAGTATGTGGCCTTCGCCTCCCTCTTCTTCATCCTTATCTCCATAACCACCTTCTGCCTGGAGACCCACGAAGGCTTCATCCATATCAGCAACAAGACCGTAACACAGGCCTCCCCGATCCCTGGGGCTCCACCAGAGAACATCACCAATGTGGAGGTGGAGACAGAGCCCTGCCTGACATATGTGGAGGGCGTGTGCGTGGTCTGGTTCACCTTCGAGTTTCTCATGCGCATCACCTTCTGCCCAGACAAGGTGGAGTTTCTCAAGAGCAGCCTCAACATCATCGACTGTGTGGCCATCTTGCCCTTCTATCTTGAGGTGGGACTCTCAGGCCTCAGCTCCAAGGCCGCTAAAGACGTGCTGGGCTTCCTGCGGGTGGTCCGCTTTGTCCGAATCCTCCGCATCTTCAAGCTCACGCGCCATTTTGTGGGGCTGCGTGTCCTGGGCCACACGCTCCGTGCCAGCACCAACGAGTTCCTGCTGCTCATCATCTTCCTGGCTTTGGGCGTGCTCATCTTTGCTACTATGATCTACTACGCCGAGCGCATTGGCGCCGACCCCGATGACATCCTGGGCTCCAACCACACCTACTTCAAGAACATCCCCATCGGCTTCTGGTGGGCCGTGGTCACCATGACTACCCTGGGCTATGGAGACATGTACCCCAAGACGTGGTCAGGGATGCTGGTCGGGGCGCTGTGTGCCCTGGCGGGGGTGCTCACCATCGCCATGCCTGTGCCCGTCATTGTCAACAACTTTGGCATGTACTATTCGCTGGCCATGGCCAAACAGAAGCTGCCCAAGAAGAAGAACAAACACATCCCTCGCCCCCCGCAGCCCGGCTCTCCGAACTATTGCAAGCCTGACCCTCCGCCGccacccccacaccacccccaccATGGCAGCGGCGGCatcagccccccgccccccatcaccccaccctCTGTGGGGGTGACTGTGGCTGGGGCCTACCCACCGggcccccacacacacccagggcTGCTCAGGGGGGGAGCGGGTGGGCTCGGGATCATGGGGCTGCCTCCTCTGCCAGCCCCTGGGGAGCCCTGCCCGTTGGCTCAGGAGGAAGTAATTGAGATCAACCGGGCAGGTGAGAAGGGTGCATGGGGGGCTGGTGGGAGGAGGCGGAGAGCTTTCCAGAGGGCAAGAGGTCACTGCTGAAGTTaagagagatgggggggggaggggttacAACAGACCAGAGAAGACAGACCAGAGAGAGGAAAGTGAACAGCTCTGGCTGAGGTCTATGAAAAGGTCCAGAAGCAGAGAGGTAGATTCTCTGTGCCAGAGACAGTTTTTGGGAGAGACAGACTTGCAGCCAGGATAAGATATTCAAGGGGACCAGGGAAGCAGAGTAATCAGCCTCTGGCGAGGGGAACTTagatacaaagagagaaagggggtgcATCAAACAGGCACATAGGTCTAATGTGGGATTTACAGGCAGGCCGGGGACTTGGCCAAGGGACACCTGCACCATCTGCATCTTCCAGCAATGACTCCGAGAATACAATCTAAAAGCGACAGGGTCAGAAACCAAGCACTCATCACTGAGAGctggggacagaggacagagatggagagaggggtgggggggtcagtGACTGAGAGTTCAGGCTCTAATAACAGTGAGgtcaagagaggagagaagacttAAAACCCAGAGGTAGATAGAGGCCAGGAAGATAGGCCCAGGGGGCAAGCCGGCCATGTGACAGTGACTTGGGACCCAGGGCCTTGGCTCTGGCCCTGCTGAGAGGGGTCAGAGATTTGCAGGAAAACTGCCAAGATGAAGAGGTAAAGTGAAGGAGACAAGGGAGAAGAAAGTTGATCTAGTGTTGCACGCATCCCCCTGCCCGAGAGTCTCTGTCTCTGAGGCGATGATTGGGGGCAGCAGTCCCCAGCGGGGAGAGGCTGGTGGGCCCCACCCCCATGACTTAAGTAGGTCAAGAAAGGGAGCTGGGCCACCTAGCCCTCGTCTTGCTCCCTCAGCCGCTGACCCAGTTTCACACCAATTAAAAATAGCTTAAGTCAGAGCCTAGGGGACCCctacctccccccctccctcctctgtcacCTTCCCAACCCTTCCACACTGTGCCCTCTCCAGCACCCAACACCCTCCCTCAACAACTCCCTTCCGGGCCCCCACATGCCCCAGCGGTCCCTCCAAACCCATCCCAACCCATGCGTCCTACCAACCCAGCACCCCAGGCCCCGTCCTGCCCTTCCCAGCACCCACCACCTGGCCTGACCACCACTTTGGACCACTCAACACCCTCCATCCACACCCACCCCCAACCACCCTTCCCTATCCTTGTCCTTGCCAGCACTCAACACCCTCCCCCAATGACCTGCTCCCTAAACCCACCAGCCACGTGCCCCAACACCCTCTTCCAAATTGTgcccctcctgtctctgccttgaGACACCCTGCCCCTTGAGCCTCTCCATCCAGTACCCCACATTCTCCAACACCCTCCTTgctcatcccccccacccccacacacacaccttgggTTCCACACCTCACTCTCTCCTTTGTGTGCCTGTTTGACCCTCGGGTGCAGATCCCCGGCCCAATGGGGACCCTGCAGCAGCTGCACTGGCCCACGAGGACTGCCCAGCCATCGACCAGCCCGCCATGTCCCCGGAAGACAAGAGCCCCATCACCCCTGGGAGCCGTGGCCGCTACAGCCGGGAccgagcctgcttcctcctcaccGACTACGCCCCTTCCCCTGATGGCTCCATCCGGAAAGGTGAGGTGCCCTCCAcggcccccccccaaccccgggaccctccctccctctctctccctccctcaggggagggaggagggggagatgaGGGAGGAGGTGCTGGACTTCCTTTCCCCATCCACTAGCCCCAAATTCCCTTACCTCCCAGACCCCCTTCCTCTcttgcgccccccccccccgcccccagattTCCTCACCACTGATCCTTCCCTGTCTTTATTCCAtctccatctccccccaccccaccctggacCCTCtggcctcttcccccacccccagccactggtgctcccccactgccccccccagACTGGCATAAGCCAGGGCCCCCAAGCTTCTTGCCCGACCTCAACGCCAACGCTGCAGCCTGGATATCCCCCTAGTGGAAGAATCCCCTCCCCCCAGGGTAAGTAGCCTGCACCCTGTGATCCCCACCCCTTCCTGACTAACCCTTCGGAGAACATGCAGCCCCACTGACTGAGACTCCTGTCCCCTCACTGTGAACAGCTCCATCCAGTTAACCTGCAGCCACGACACTGACCCCACACCCACCTGCTGAGAACTTTCCCTGCCCTCACTAACCCCTCAGAACTAACCCAGCCCTCCCCACCATGTGCCTGacctccctcccccgccctcaCGACTGACACCCATCCTCACCCCCATCCacatctctctccctgcctccccctcgggtggttttcttttttgttttgttttatttttattcaactaAGAATAAACTAAGGACACTTCTGGGTGCAGGATGGGTGAGGAAGACTCAGTCAGTCATCCAGTCGCTTGTGAATTGGCCAGCGCTTACAGGGTCCCCGCTGGGCACTGGCAGGCATGATGCTAGGCAAAGGGAATCAATAGGGAAAAAACCAGCCCCACTGCCCCCGGCAGAGGCAGCCACCACTCTAGAATGTCCCAATTTGAGGGGACATAATGTGGAAGTGGAGGTAGCACAGGGATATGCAGTAAGAGGAACACGCCAAAATCCCCAGGGTAGGAGGGAagtgtcagggaaggcttcctgcaggaacTGATGTCTGAGGTTCTAACCTCAGGTGAAGATGTGATACCATTAGACGGTAGTGACCAGAGGGACAAGCACCAGCAGAGCTGAGGAGACTGGGGACTGGCAGGTAGACATGAGGCGGGAAAGCAGGGCCAGGTCAAAAGGGCAGGGCCTTGTTCAGGGACCCCGGGAGGGCAGGTCAGCTTCTGGGCTGCATGCAGATGGACTGGAGGCAGGAGACCAGAAGTtgggaggctggagaggaggcTGAGATGAAGGTCCAGGGGGAGGAGGCCGCCTGGGCCCGGTTTGGGGCTGTGGGGATGGAGATGAAGGGAAAAGGTAGAGGCAGGCAGAGATtggtgggggggcaggagagacagggctggggactggggggcAGGAGACAGGAGGATAGAGCCTCGAGGTAGTAGAGGAATCTTTCAACAGTCAAGCATTTATCTTATGCCAGGAAGTTCACGCGTATTCTCTAGTCCTCACAGCGACCCTAGCTAATGCACGGAGTGGCttcgtccctccctccctccctccatccattgAGCACCTCATTACTGaaggcacagtgccaggcactggagaTTTGGCAGAGCACAGAGCAAGAATCTGCCGTCACGGAGTGTTCACGCTAGAGCACGGATTGGCACACTTCAGCCCACGGGCCAGGTCTGCCAGCAggctgttttgtaaataaagctttattggaacacagccactgTCATGCTGTAACAGTAGAGTGGAAGAGTTGCCACGGAGAACGGGTGGCCCAAAGAGCTGAAAATCTTCAGTCATTGGCCATTTGCAGGAAAAGTTTGCCACCCCCTGATCAGAGGCAGCAGAAAATCAAACAGATGAGTGAACCAGAGAATTACTCTGGCCACTTGGATGAGGGGGTCTGCAGAGGCCTTTTTGTGGAGGTAACACGAAACCTGAAtggtaaaaatggtaaaaaaaggGCCAGccgggcagaaggaaaagcaagtgcaaaggtccgaGGGTACTGAGGTGGGGTGAGCTTGGTTTGTTAAAGGAATAGCAATGAGGGAAGTGTGGCTGGAACTGAGTAGCCGAGGGGAGAGGGGTGCCAGAAGGGGTGCAGACAGTATGTGGGGGAAGGATCCTGAGAGGTTTTTCTGACCTTGAGGAGACGCTGTATTTGATCTTCAGACTGATGGGAAGCCGCCTGGAGCCACTTGATCGATCACTTAGCCCTGTGGAACCTTCTTTAGAAATAGAGAGAGATACCCCAGGGAAtccctgcctgcagcctaggAAGCTGCTGTAGTGGGACTTGGGGAGCCTCTGGGCACATCCTTGTCTCAAGCTCTTTGTTTCACAGAAGTTTTGGGGGCAGGGGATGAGCAACCCCAGCTACAGAGCAGATAGCAATGAGAACCCAGGCTTCCAGGCTCCTACTCCAGAAGGGACTGTGGCTCTTCTCGTTccatccctccctcacccccaattCATCCTCCATTTTCATCTCatccccccttccctgctcccacctcacctctccccctgcttgtacccCATCCTGTTCACCCTTCGTCCCCTACCCCCAGGTCTGGATGGGCCCCCAGAGaattgaggggcagagggaggggggaggatttGGGAATGGGAGGGAGGGtagagtgggggtgggtgggtggaggtcTCTGCTTCTTTTGCCTCTGATGCCAAAATCCATTCATTGAACTCAAATAATGGCTGGAGCTGATGGGGCTGACTTCTctgccccagggtcctggattccTCCCTACTCCTGCCCTTCcaaacttctctctttctttccatccttcctgGGTGACCCCCCCACTgttgttccccccccccttctcccaaGACCCTTCCCTGTGGCCCCATTACCCTTGacccttcctttctctgtcttctttctccaGCCACCTGAGTCTAACACTTGACACCTGTTCcttcttccccatccctccccctcctcccttcctttgtcCTCCTActcatccctccccctcctcccttccttggtctttctccccatccctccccctcctcccttcctttgtctttctccccatccctccccctcctcccttccgtggtcctcctccccctccctccccctcctcccttccatggtcctcctccccctccctccccctcctcccttctttggtcctctccccatccctccccctcctcccttccgtggtcctccccccatccctccccatccctccccatcccccctcctcccttctttggtcctctccccatccctccccctcctcccttccgtggtcctccccccatccctccccatccctccccatcccccctcctcccttctttggtcctctccccatccctccccctcctcccttccgtggtcctccccccatccctccccatccctccccctcctcccttctttggTCCTCTTCcctacccctccccctcctcccttccttagTCCCCCCTCCCAGCCACCCCGGAAGCTCCTCCCATATTTGATGTCTCTGGCCGCCCCCATTTCACTGCTCCCCTCCCCCGGAAAGcaccagagaggaggaagagattcCGGCGTTCCTCTGTCCCCCCAACAGTGAGGCTGTGTTGGGGGGTTCCCCCTGACCACCCTTCCCCCTCCGTGACTCTGTGTATTTCTGTCCCCAGCTCTTGTCACCGCCTGAGACCTCGCGAGACCCTCGGtccccccctgccccttccccccaggtTAGCAATTGGGAATGGTTGGGAGGGGGTGTCCCCAAGATACTGGGtttccaaccccccacccccccaggccctCTCTCCTCCGGTCAAGACACCCTCATCCAGACAGACCTCTTGGTATCGCCTAGAAAAGCACTAGAACTTCTCCCCACCTGACACTGGCAGGACTCTGAGGTCTTCCCAAGCTTTTGAGAAACCACACACTTGCTCCCCAATCTTAGGCCCTTTTGGCCATCAAGACCCTGTTAGAACCTTCCCATCAGAAGGTTTCCACCTCAAGGCTTCATGACCCTTTAAAGATACCCCATTACAACCTCCAGGTGAGCTTTGCCCCTCTCAGACTGCtctcccgcccccccaccccgggggcaCTGCCAGCTTTTGCTCCTTCCCACCCCTCACGGCCCCATCACCTGCCTGTCCTTTCCCCACCACTAGGTCAGCCCCCACCCGAGCCTCCCCTCCGGCTGCTCCCCCTACATGCATTCCACCGAGCTCCCTCCCCATGCCCCTGCTGCCCACCATCTGCCTCGCTGCCCCCCACCTTTTTGCCTCAGATAAGGGGGGCCaacgggggagggggagaggaaggggaggggtgggcttcggtggggtgggggtgcgggagGCTCGGTGGGCACCACCCTGCCTCCTAACCCTGagtctctcccccctccccatgtcTGAACCTTTCTCCTTGATGCTGACTGACTGTCCGATTTGTTCACCTCTCTCCCTTCATCTCCTTGGTCCACCTCTGTCCATCACTCTGCCTCTGCCGTCTGTCTTGTCCGTCttggtgtctgtctgtctctgtcatcccttctgtctccctcacccctgtctccctgtctctatCCCTGACCCTCTCTCTACTTACCTTTCTGTCTcttgcctgtttctctctctctctctccctccctccctctctctctctctctctctctctctctctctctccctccctccatctcctgtCCTTTCTGGCCATCTCTCCCTTGCTTCCCTGCCTCGGGGTCTCTCTGTCTGTTGGgtcctccccctgcacccccatctTCATgcttcctcctgtgtttctgacccctcccccccaggtTACGAGAAATCCCGCAGCCTGAGCAGCATCGCGGGCCTGAGCGGGGTGTCCCTGCGCCTCGCGCCCCTTGCCACTCCCCCTGGCTCTCCCAGGGCCGCCCGCCGCgctcccccaaccctgccctccaTCCTCTagcgctcccctcccccccgtgGGGGGACTGGGGGTGACAGGGAAGAAGGTCaaaggagctgggggtggggggtgggggaaagggttttttttttttttaaatcaaaaagtcATTAATAATATGCAACCGAGACGACGACGCCAGCAGACACCCCCggacccctcacccccacctgggCCCCCAGGATGGAGGGGAAGGAGCCAAAGTCAAGCCCCGCCCCCAACTCTTCCCCCCCTCCAAATAAAGCCTTCTCAGGTCTCCATGAGCCATAGGACATCCCGCTCCCATAAACTCCTGTAAATACGTCCAAATTATGCCAATTACATTTTGGGGCGCCTCTTCCCTATTCTGCATGCCTCCCTCAACCTGGACCCCCCCTTCCAACTTCACCTCAGCAATAAGCCGCCAGGGGCTGCATGCCATGCCATTGAGGGAAGGGGCACTCTGGGAAGGGGGCAGGGACCTCAAGGGGGTCAGGAGGGTCTCCTCGCCTTCTACCCTTCACCCCAGGAGGGCAACCCATCACAttgatgtaaaaaatatattagcaacaATGTGGGGGAAGGAGGTATAGTCACTCaagccaaaaacaacaaaatgagctGAGCTCAGATGGTAGGAGCAGAGGCATGGGGGGTGTGCTGTGGACAGCTGCTCCCTCAGCCTTTAGGGGGATCCCTCTGATGAATATGACCCTTTCATccctccacacccccacacccccaaggGATCTGCTCGCCTCTATTCTTGCTGCATGGACTCAGACCTCCCATCTCAGAATTTCTGGGATGATCTGAGCCTAGCACACAAAATTCCCCCAACACCCCCTCCAGATGACCAGGACATGAGACCTGCACCAGGATTCCTGAGACCAACCCTGGCACCCCACATCCCCTAAATCCCCACCAGGTCCTGGGACTTCACCTCTGCATACAGATGCTGCCCCCCcaagccccaccccacccatttGCCTGGACTGCATCCCAGCACCTCAAACCTCCAAGACTTGACCCAGCCCTTCAGCCTTTGGGATGCTCCAAATCCTTCCCACACTTGGACATTTCTTGGACACCCCCAAATCCTCAGGCCTCCCCCCCCCACCGATGTCCCCAAATTTCCGACATCAGACATCCACCTCAGGTTCTCCTGATGCTAGAATTTCCAGGATAGGCTCAACCTGTCTGCAATTCCAGGGAACCAGACCTTCTCCCGGGCATCCCCTTTCTTATGCCTAGCCCTGCCTC harbors:
- the KCNC3 gene encoding potassium voltage-gated channel subfamily C member 3 isoform X1 — protein: MLSSVCVSSFRGRQGASKQQPAPPPQPPESPPPLPPPPSPPPLQQQQSAQPGPAASSAGPPAPRGPGGRRAEPCPGLPAAAMGRHGGGGGDSGKIVINVGGVRHETYRSTLRTLPGTRLAGLTEPEAAARFDYDPGADEFFFDRHPGVFAYVLNYYRTGKLHCPADVCGPLFEEELGFWGIDETDVEACCWMTYRQHRDAEEALDSFEAPDPAGAANAANAAGAHDAGLDDEAGAGGGGLDGAGGELKRLCFQDAGGSAGGPPGGAGGAGGTWWRRWQPRVWALFEDPYSSRAARYVAFASLFFILISITTFCLETHEGFIHISNKTVTQASPIPGAPPENITNVEVETEPCLTYVEGVCVVWFTFEFLMRITFCPDKVEFLKSSLNIIDCVAILPFYLEVGLSGLSSKAAKDVLGFLRVVRFVRILRIFKLTRHFVGLRVLGHTLRASTNEFLLLIIFLALGVLIFATMIYYAERIGADPDDILGSNHTYFKNIPIGFWWAVVTMTTLGYGDMYPKTWSGMLVGALCALAGVLTIAMPVPVIVNNFGMYYSLAMAKQKLPKKKNKHIPRPPQPGSPNYCKPDPPPPPPHHPHHGSGGISPPPPITPPSVGVTVAGAYPPGPHTHPGLLRGGAGGLGIMGLPPLPAPGEPCPLAQEEVIEINRADPRPNGDPAAAALAHEDCPAIDQPAMSPEDKSPITPGSRGRYSRDRACFLLTDYAPSPDGSIRKGYEKSRSLSSIAGLSGVSLRLAPLATPPGSPRAARRAPPTLPSIL
- the KCNC3 gene encoding potassium voltage-gated channel subfamily C member 3 isoform X2, encoding MLSSVCVSSFRGRQGASKQQPAPPPQPPESPPPLPPPPSPPPLQQQQSAQPGPAASSAGPPAPRGPGGRRAEPCPGLPAAAMGRHGGGGGDSGKIVINVGGVRHETYRSTLRTLPGTRLAGLTEPEAAARFDYDPGADEFFFDRHPGVFAYVLNYYRTGKLHCPADVCGPLFEEELGFWGIDETDVEACCWMTYRQHRDAEEALDSFEAPDPAGAANAANAAGAHDAGLDDEAGAGGGGLDGAGGELKRLCFQDAGGSAGGPPGGAGGAGGTWWRRWQPRVWALFEDPYSSRAARYVAFASLFFILISITTFCLETHEGFIHISNKTVTQASPIPGAPPENITNVEVETEPCLTYVEGVCVVWFTFEFLMRITFCPDKVEFLKSSLNIIDCVAILPFYLEVGLSGLSSKAAKDVLGFLRVVRFVRILRIFKLTRHFVGLRVLGHTLRASTNEFLLLIIFLALGVLIFATMIYYAERIGADPDDILGSNHTYFKNIPIGFWWAVVTMTTLGYGDMYPKTWSGMLVGALCALAGVLTIAMPVPVIVNNFGMYYSLAMAKQKLPKKKNKHIPRPPQPGSPNYCKPDPPPPPPHHPHHGSGGISPPPPITPPSVGVTVAGAYPPGPHTHPGLLRGGAGGLGIMGLPPLPAPGEPCPLAQEEVIEINRADPRPNGDPAAAALAHEDCPAIDQPAMSPEDKSPITPGSRGRYSRDRACFLLTDYAPSPDGSIRKALVTA